In Halopiger aswanensis, the DNA window CGCGTTCAAGGGCGACGACCTCGCGACGTTAAGCGGCGAGGCGATCCGCGAGAAGCGCTCGGAGATGCAGATGATCTTCCAGGACCCGCAGGCGTCGCTCGATCCGCGGATGACGGTCGGCCGGATCATCGAGGAGCCGATGCGCGCCCACGGCATGTTAGACGACGAGGGGAGGGAGGCCCGCGCGAAGGAACTGCTCGAGAAGGTCGGGCTGGATCCGCACCACTACGAGCGCCATCCGCACGCGTTCTCGGGCGGCCAGCGCCAGCGGGTCAACCTCGCGCGAGCGTTGTCGGTCGATCCGGACTTCGTCGTCTGTGACGAGCCCGTGTCGGCGCTGGACGTCTCCATCCAGGCGCAGGTGCTGAACACGATGGACCAACTGCAGGACGAGTTCGGCCTGACCTACCTCTTTATCGCCCACGACCTCTCGGTCATCCGCCACATCTCCGACCGCGTGGCGGTGATGTACCTCGGCAACATCGTCGAGTTGGCCGACAAGGAGGAGTTGTTCGAAAATCCCCAGCACCCTTACACGGAGGCGCTGCTCGAGTCGATTCCCGTCCCCGATCCGCGCAAGCGAAACGCCCGCGGCGTGCTCGAGGGCGAGGTGCCGAGTCCGGTGAACCCGCCGTCGGGCTGTCGGTTCCGGACGCGGTGTCCGAAGCTGATCGCACCCGAGCGGTACGAGTTGACCGAGGAAGAGTGGGCGCACACGCGGGCGTTCATGCGCGCGGTCAAACGCCGCGGGTTCGAGCCGACGGCGGCCGCCGACCTCGAGCGGGAGTTCTTCGACGGCGAACTGCCGGGCGGCGAGGCGGGCGAGATCGTCGCGGAGGCGCTCGAGTTGATCGCGACCGATTCCGAGCGGAGTGCCGGCGGAAACGGGGCGAGCGCGGAGTCCTCGGCCGACGGCGAGGGTGCCGCCGTCGACTGGGAGACGGCCACCGAGCGCCTGCTCGAGGCCTTCGCCGAACAAAGTATCTGCGCCCGCGAGCGGCCGGCCTACGAGGTCGACCCGGCGTACGGCTCGGGGACCCATTACGCGGCCTGTCACCGCCACCGCTGAGACAAGGGCCTTACGGCGCGAGGCGACTCGAGCGCCGATCGGAACCGGCCGTGCGACCGACTGTTCTACGCATCACGGCAGTTCCGACCGACCGGACTGATCTGACCAGTTGTAATTCTTATCGGTTAGTTCGGCGACGAATACACACATCGTGCATGCTATCCACCAACGAATGAAGAACGATTAACCAACACGGTCTATCGCTGCAAAAATACTTATCCGTGTGCCCCGAGTATTTACTCGTGTATGAGTAAGATCCTCGCTCTGATGGCAACGTACACGCAGACCGGCGCAAAGATCCGACGAACGATCGAACACTCCCCCGACTTCGGCGACAACGAGTCGGCGGACGACGACAGCCCCTCGGGACGCATTCCACCGGGCGGCATGCTCACCGGATAACGGGGGCAACACGGTTGCACGGACCGCAATCCGACCGCTGCTTTTCATCCACCCGACTCGACCGCCTCGCCGGCCGGTCGACGCCGGGTTTCACTCGAGTTCGATAACAGTCGAATCGCTCGGCCGATAGCGATCCGCGTGCGTCGCGACGAACGCTTCGATTTCGTACTCGCCGGGGCCTGGAACGACTGATTCGTGCCGAGCACCCGTTCGCTCGAGTCGCCCGTTCCACGTGACGGTCGCGCGCTTTCGCTCGCCGCCGCGGAACGAGATCGAGGACGGCCGATCTCGGACGTAGCGTCGCTCGTCAGTAGCCTCGAGTTCGCCGTCGACGCGCCAGTCCCACGGTCGCTGGCGCGGCGTCGGCACCTCGACCGGGAGCGGGAGCCGATTCCGGAACGCGACGGTGATCTCGACGGGATCGCCGCGCGCGTAGACCGCGCGGTCGGTCTCGACCGCGACGTCGATCGCGCGCCGCGCGACGGCTGCGGGCACGAGCCGCTCGAGGCCGAGGCCGGCGGTGAGGGCGTACGTCGACGCAGCCTCGAGGCCGGCGTCGTGACGCGAGTGCGGGTCCGCGCCCGACTGCGCGTCTCGAGTCGTCCCGGACCGCGAGCGGAAGCGAGACTGCGAGTCCGAACGCGATCGGTCGCTTCGCGGTCGGGAATCGTCCATGAGCGGAGCCACGACGCCGAACCCAGTAAAGCTAGCCTCGAGGTGCACGTGGAGTGCGCTCACGCGTAGTGCGAGAGACGTCCGCATCCGTCGATAACGGCCGTGTTACCTGGGGAAACCGATGTCCAAGAACGGCTATTACGGTAGCGTTTCTACAGTTGGTTACACGATGTTACCAGCAATCGAATCGGTACCGTTGCAGTTCGACGGCCCGTTCGCGGCCGAACTGTTTCTCGTCGCGCGCATCCTGTTTGGCGGCACGCTCGCCTTTACGGGACTGAATCACTTCCTCGACCTCGAGAACATGGCGGGCTACGCCGAGATGAAGGGCATTCCGGCGCCGAAAGCGTCGGTCGCGCTGTCCGGTCTGGCACTCGTGTTCGGCGGCCTCGGCGTCGTCCTCGGCGTCTTCCCGGGACTTGCGGCCGCCGCGCTCGGGGTCTTCCTACTGGTCGCGACGCCGACGATGCACGACTTCTGGGCCGTCCCCGAGGAGCAGCGACAGTCGGAACTGACGAGTTTCCTGAAGAACGTCGGCCTGCTCGGCGCGTCGATCGCGCTGTTCGCGGTTGCCGCCCTCGAGTGGCCGTACGCGCTCGGATTCGGACTCGGTCCCTTCTAACGCTGCTACCGGCTATCGGTTACCGGCTAGTCCAACAGCGACTAGTAATTCGGAATCGAAAGAGTAGAGGATCCCCCAACCCCCGTTATCGCCAAGCAGTCAGCGTCGGTGCATCATCGGCCTGCATCGAAAGCCAGGCATCGTCGGCCGAAATATCGGCGATGACGTACGCGTCGCCGTCGCTCGCGTCGGTCGAATCGATCGACCCGACGATCGTCTCGTTCTCCGCCATGGCGTGGGGGTTCGTCGCCATGTATGTTACTGTCTCCCACCCACATATAAAGTCGTCGAATCGGACTGTCCGTCGGACGGACCGATCAGCCGTCGGGGTCGCCGGCGTGTGAAACACTGGGTTTATACTCATTTTCGCCGTACCGTGGTGATATGAACGTAGCCGACGCGATGACGCCCCGCGAGGACGTGGTAACCGTGGAGCTGCCGGGTACCCGGTCCGACGTCCTCGAGTACCTGCAAGAACAGCCGTTCTCGTCGGTCCCGGTCGTCAAACCGACCGACGACGGGCCGGAGTATCGGGGCCTGATCTCCCGGAACGCCCTGATCGAACAGCCCGACGAGGACCAGCTGGTTATGCTGATGGACGAGGACGTGCCGACCACCACGGCCGACACCGCGCTCGAGGACGTCGCGCGGACGATGGTCGAGCAGGGCGCGCGTCGCGTCCCGGTCGTCGACGGTGAGTTCGAGGGAATCGTCACCGTCACCGACGTCGTCCACGCGATCGCGACCGGCGACCAGCCGACCGACGACACCGTCGAGGCGTGGGCCAGCGAGAACGTGAACACGACCTACGAGGAGACGCCACTGCCGGTCGCCGAACGTGAGCTCTCCTACGCGAACGTTCCCTACGCCGTCGCGCTCGACGACGACGGCCGGATGAGCGGCATCCTCACGATCGTCGACGTGCTCGAGGTCGCTCGCATCGTCGAGGGAGAGGAGGAGACCGGCGACAACTTCGGCGACCAGGACGACGAGTGGTCCTGGGAGGGCATCAAGGCCGTCGGCAGCCGCTACCTGCCCACGCGGGACATCGAGATTCCCGCCGGCCCCGTCAGCGAGTTCATGAGCGACGACGTCGTCACGGTCTCGGCGAACACGTCGATCCAGGAGGCCGCACAGCGGATGATCAGCAACGACATCGAACAGATTCCGATGGTGACCGGCGAGCAGCTCGTCGGCATCGTCTGCGACGTCGACATCTTGGAGGCACTCTATGAGTGAACAACAACACCCCGAGGAGCGTACGGCGACGAGCGAGAAACTGGTTGAACTGGCCAAGCGACGCGGCTACTTCTTCCAGTCCTCCGGGGCGTACGGCGGCGTCGGCGGCTTCTACACCTTCGGCCCGCAGGGCGCGTCACTGAAGGGCAACGTCGAGGACGCCTGGCGCGACCGCTTCGCGGTCGCCGAGGGTAATATGGAGATCGACGCGCCGACGATCATGCCCGAACCCGTCTTCGAGGCCTCCGGACATCTGGACGGCTTCGACGACATGCTCGTCGAGTGTCCCGAGTGCGGCGAGAGCCACCGCGCGGACCACGTCGTCGAGGACAACACGGAGTACGAGGACGCCGAGAGCCTCCCGATCCCGGAGGTCGAAGAAGTCATCGCGGAGTACGAACTCGTCTGTCCCTCCTGCAGCGCCGGCCTCGCGGGCCAGGCCGTCGAGGCGTTCAACCTCATGTTCGCGACGAACATCGGTCCCGGCGACTCCGACCCGGGCTACATGCGCCCCGAAACGGCCCAGGGCATCTTCGTCGAGTTCCCGCGCCTGAAGGAGTACGCCCGGAACCAACTGCCCTTCGGCGTCACCCAGATCGGCCGCGCCTACCGCAACGAGATCAGCCCGCGGCGCTCCATCATTCGGACGCGGGAGTTCACGCAGGCCGAACTCGAGTACTTCATCGATCCCGAAACCGACAAGCCGGACCTCTCGACGGTCGAGGACGTCGAAGTGACGCTGTACCCGGCCAGCGAGCAGAACAAGGACGACGGCGAGGAGATCGAGACGACCATCGGCGCGGCCGTCGAGGAGGGCATCATCGGCGACGAGTGGGTCGCCTACTTCCTCGGCGTCGCGAAGCCGTGGTACGACGCGGTCGGCGTCGACATGGACCGATTCCGGTTCCGTCAGCACCTCTCGGGCGAGCGCGCTCACTACGCGGCGGACTGCTGGGACGCCGAGAGCGAGATCGACGGCAACTGGATCGAGATGGCCGGCTTCGCCTACCGCGGCGACTACGACCTCTCGAAGCACGGCGAGCACGCCGACGACCGCTTTACGATCTTCAAGCAGTACGACGAACCGAAGACCGTCGAGCGCGCGACGGTCGACCCCGACATGAGCTACCTCGGCCCCGAGTTCGGCGGGGACGCGCAGGCCGTCGTGCAAAAGCTCGAGGACCTCGCGGCCCGCGATCGATCCGCGTTCGAGGGCGACACCGTCGAGATCACGCTCGAGGGCGAGACCCACGAGATTCCGACCGAAAAGACCGGCTTCAGCGTCGAGGAACAGACCGAAGCGGGCGAACACATCACGCCCCACGTCGTCGAACCCTCCTTCGGCGTCGACCGACTGGTCTACACCGTCCTGCACCACGCCTACCGCGAGGACGAGGTCGACGGCGAGGAGCGGACGTACCTCGAACTCGAGCCCGAGGTCGCCCCGACTTTCGTCGGCGTCTTCCCGCTCCAGACCGACGACGAACTGGTCGAGCAAGCGCAGGATATCGTCGCCGACCTCCGCGAGGTCGGCCTCTCGGTGACCTACGACGACTCGGGCAACATCGGCCGGCGCTACCGCCGCCAGGACGAGGTCGGCACGCCGTTCTGCGTGACCGTCGACTTCGAGACCCTCGAGGAAGAGGAGACGACGGTTACGGTGCGCGAACGAGACACGACCGAGCAAAAGCGGCTGCCCGTCGACGAACTCCCCGAGACGCTGTCGGCGCTTCGCAGCGGCGACCTCGCGTTCGAGGAGCTGTAACGCTCGTACCCCACCTGCGCCCGCACCCGGACCACCGGTACGTTCGCGAACATTTCTCAACTGAATGTAACCGACGGACTGAAGGTCGTCTCCGTCGAGCGATGCAGTGATGGCCGACGAACTGAAGCGACGGCTGGTCCACGCGAGCGGCTCCGGGCTGGTCGCGCTCTACCTGCTCGCGGACGCCCTCGAGCTGGGGCTGACGTGGGCGCGCTTTCGCGTTCTGATGGTCGTCCTCGCAACCGGCGCGCTCGTCCTCGAGTTCGTTCGGCTTCGGATCGGTCTCAACTGGCGGCTCTACGACGTGCTCACCCGCGACTACGAGGAGGACAACCCCGCGGGATACGCCCTCTACCTGCTCAGCATGACCGCCGTCGTTCTCGCGTTCGAGCCGGCTATCGCCCTCCCCGCGATGTTGATGCTCGCGCTCGGCGACCCGATCAGCGGAGCCGTCTCGGACAACACGCTAAAGCGGGTCAAGGGGCCGAAGGTGCTCGCGACGATGTTCGTCGTCTCGGCGCTGCTCGCCGCGCCCTTCCTCGCCGACTCGCCGCTGGCCGTACTCGCGGCGGCACTCGGCGCGACCGTCGCCGACGGCGTTACGCTCGAGATTCGGACCTACATCATCGACGACAACCTGACGATCCCGATCTACGCCGCCGGGCTGGCGTGGCTGGCCCTCGAGTTCGGGCCCATGTAAGCGGAAGTGTGAGTTGCCGCTCTCAGTCCCCGAAGACGGACGATTCGAACGCCTCGTCGGACTCGCGCAGGAGTCGATCGGTCCCGTCGTGGGCCGCGAGTTCGCCGGGTTCCAGTTCGTCGTGGAACGTCTCGATCCTCTCCGGGACGACCTTCTCGGTGACGTCGAACGTCGTCGCAGGCTGAAAAATACCCCAGAGCGCGCCGATCGCGTGGGTCACGACGGCGACCGGCGTTAGCACGAGAACCGGCAGCCAGAGGAGCGGATGCTTCCGGTAGGCGACCAGGCCCCCGCTCATGTAGACGAAGAGGATACCCGCGAGAACGGCGGCGACCGAGCCGTACCACTCGAGGGTCGGAAGCTGTCCCGGCGCGAGGTACGCGGCGAGAGCGACGACCGGGACCAGCGGCGAGAGCCCCCAGACGATGACTCGAGTGTAGTACAGCGGCCGGTAGCGGCGCGGCAGGATGTGCCCGTCGGCGATCGTCCCGGAGATCCACCGCCGGCGCTGTCTGATCAACTGGCGCACCGACGGCGGCGCCTGGTTTCGAAATCGGGTGTCGAGCAGCCGGTAGGAGAGGTCGCCCGCGTCGGCGGCCCGCCAGATGAAGTTCGTATCCTCGGTGATGGTGCGCGCGTCCCAGGTGACCGCGTCCTCGAGCGACGCCCGGACGGCGATCCCGCCACCCCACGCGTAGAGGGGGTATCGCAGGCGGTGAAAACCGAGCTGCTCGAGTTGGTAGCCGACGCGGAACAGCTCACAGAGGTACGCGAGCCGGGAGCCGGTGTAGATCGGCTTCTCGGTGAACTGGACGACGTCGGCGTCCGGCAGGCCGTCGAAGCCGGTCATGATCGTATCCTCGTCGAGGTAGAGCACGTACTCCGACTCGCAGGGAACGTTTTGGCGAGCCCACTCGACGGCCCGTCCCTTTCTGACTGCCGTGCAGTCGAACTCGTCGGGGACGACGTGGACGGTCGCCCCGTCGATCGACAGCTCCGATTCGGCGATCACGCGAACGTCCGCGATCGCGTCGGGCACGGCGTTGACCGTCGCCTGGACGACGGGTTCGGCGTCGACGGTCAGGATCCGAACTTGTACGTCGTCCGGTCCCCACGGCCGGTCCTCGTCCGCAACGCGCCAGCCGCGGGCGAACACGAGCGTCTCGAGGAGCCACCAGCCCGCCGAGAAGCCGTACAGCCCCAATCCCACCCAGAGGACCGCGACGAGCGCGCCCGATAACGGATTCGCGAAAAAGAACTCGAGCATGTACTGTCTACTGCTACTGACTGTACCGTCAGATGACAATAAGATTGGCGACTCGGGCCGTAAGACGGTTACTGATGGCAATCGCGGCGCGTGAAATCGAAGTCGGTCCGTTCGTCAGGTGGAGTCAGCGAGGAACACAGCGCGTGCGACGATGCCACAAAGATCTATTGGAACGGCTCGAAATCGCCCGTATTGCACTCGAGCGAGAGACATTTCCACCGGCAATAGGAGTCGTGGTCGCCGAGCGGAAACGACGGTTTGAATCGACGTATAAATTCCCATTACACAGATCGACGAGGACAATCCGGCGATACGGACGGGGTCTCGGGGAGTCTGTTCGCCCGAGACATCTGCGTGTTACTCGTACGGACGGCACCGTTTCCGTACTCAAATAAGACACATATCAATGGAACTATATCTCGCGCTTAATACGCTCACCGGCGCTACTCCCTGTCGGGTCACGTACACGAGGACGGCGAGGCGTCCTGACAACGGGGCGTCCCACCGGGGCCTAGACCAGTGGCGACGCCGTCTCCCCGTACGTGCCCGGAGTGTAAAAGCATGAAGCGAACACTTGCAATCGTACTTACAATCGCAGTCGTCGGTGGCCTCCTGTTTATGGGCACAGCCGCTGCACAGGACAACCAAACCGACCAAGATGCGGATCTCGATCAAGCCGCTGCGAACGTCGCTGATCTCACGCAGGAACAGAATCAGGCGAACACGAACTCGCTCTCCGGCGAGACGGGCGACGCACCGTTGATCCAGGTCCAGCAATCGGATCAAACGAACTTCGGTGAACAAAGCGCGGATGTCGATCAAGACATCGAGCAAGACACCAGCCTCGAGCAGGAGATCCAACGAATCGTCGAGGAGGCCTTAAACGGCAATACAGGATAGACCGCCAAGCCACGGAGACGCCTCGAACGCTGGAGTGACGCTCCACACCCCGGAATAGAGAGCACGCGCGTTAGGAGTGTTCTCACGGAGGCGGCGAGCCGTCGATGCGTTGCCCACTGTTTCTCGTCCGCCGCCTCCGTTCGACGCGCGCTATCCTCACCGGCCTGAGCACGACCCGAGGCTGGCGACGTCGGCAAACCCACGCTCTGCCCCGATTCCGATCAGTGTCGCGTCGTTCGTTCCCAGGCGGCCTCCATGAACGTCGCGTGCACGTCGGTCGAGGGTTCGTCGACCCGTTTCCGACGCCGCTCGTACGACCCGTCCGGTTGCATCACCCACCGATTCCGGGTATCCTCGAGCAGCGTCTCCAGGATTTCATCGAGCCGGGACTGCAATCGCGGCTCCTCGATCGGCGTCACCGCTTCGACGCGGTTGTCGAGGTTGCGGGCCATCCAGTCCGCCGAGCCGGTGAAGTACCGCTCCTCGCCGCCCGCGCGGAAGTAGAAGATCCGCGAGTGCTCGAGGAATCGCCCGACGATACTGTGAACGGTGATGGTCTCGCTGACGTCCTCGAGTCCCGGTCGCAGCCGGCAGACGTCCCGAACGATGAGATCGATATCGACGCCGGCCATCGACGCGTTATACAGTTCCCGGACGAGCTGAGGGTCCTCGAGGCGGTTGACCTTCACGACGATTCGGGCGTCCTCGCCGTTGCGGGCGCGCTCGGCTTCCTCGCGGACGAGGTCGACGAACCGCTCGCGCATGTTCCCGGGGGCGACGAGCAGTTTCCGATACTCGCGGTGCATCGAGTGACCGGTGAAGTAGTTGAACACGCGCACGAGGTCTTGGCCGATATCGCGGTCGGCGGTGAGCAGGCCGAGGTCCTCGTACTGCTTAGCGGTCTCGGAGTGGTAGTTGCCGGTCCCGATGTGGGAGTACAGTCGGACGCCGTCGTCCTCCTCGCGGACCACCAGCGAGGTCTTCGTGTGGGTCTTGTAGCCGATCGTCCCGTAGGCGACGTGGATCCCCTCCTCCTCGAGTCGCTTGGCCCACTCGAGGTTGTTCTCCTCGTCGAAGCGGGCCTTCAGTTCGACCATGACCGCGACCTGCTTGCCGTTGCGCGCGGCCTCGATGAGCGTCTCGATAATCTGGGAGTCGCTGGCGGTCCGGTAGATCGCCGCCTTGATCGCCAGTACGTCGGGATCGTTGGCCGCCTCCTCCAAGAACCGCTGGACGGTGTCCTCGAAGGCGTGGTAGGGGTGGTGGACGAGCACGTCGCGGTCGCGAACGACGTCGAAGATCGAGCGGCCGTCCTCGCGCGACCCCAGCCGCGGATGGGGCTGTGGCGTCCAGTCGGGCAGTCGGAGTTCGGGCCGGTCCAGATCGGCCAGTTCGAAGAAGTCCCGGTAGTCGAGCGGCCCGTCCAGTTCGAACACCTCCCGGTCGTCGAGGTCGAGTTCCCGCGTGAGGATCTCGAGGATCTGTGCGGGCGGCTCCCGCTCGATCTCGAGGCGGACGACGGTCGCGAACCGGCGTTCCTCTAAGACCTCCTCGACCATCTCGATCAGGTCCTCGGCGACCTCCTCGTCGCGGCGCACCTCGGCGTTGCGCGTGACGCGGAACAGCGCCGTGTCGACGATCTCGACGTCCGGAAAGAGCAAATCGAGGTTCTCGCGGACGACCGTCTCGAGGAGGACGTACCGGTCGTCACCGTTGCCCTCGTCGTCGCCGAGTTGGATGAACCGAACCTGATTGCGCGGGATCTTCACCCGCGAGAACGTCAGGTCGTCCTCCGGGTGTTCGCGCGTGAGGACGGCCAGCGAGAGGCTCTGGTTCGAGATAAACGGGAACGGGTGGGCCGGATCGAAGGTCAGCGGGGTCAGCGTCGGCAACACCGAACTCTCGAAGTAGTCTCGGACCTCCCGGCGTTCGGCCGCCGAAAGTTCCTCGTAGTCGACGATGTCGATCCCCTCCTCGGCCAGCGCCGGTTTAATCTCGTCGCGGTAGCACGCGGCCTGACGCTCGAGGAGTTCGTGGGATTCGTCGAGGACCTCGCGCCACTGCTCGCCGGGCGTGCGCCCGTCGGGCGTTTCCTCGGTGATGCCCGCAGCGATCTGCTGTTTCAGCCCGCCGACGCGCTTGCGGATGAACTCGTCGACGTTCGTCGTAAAGATCGCGAGGAACTTCACGCGCTCGAGCAGCGGGTTCTTCTCGTCGATCGCTTCGTGAAGCACCCGCCGCTGGAAGGCGAGTTCGCTGAGTTCGCGGTTGAGGTAGTATTTGGGCGCCGAGAGGTCGACGTCGGGCGACGCCGATGGCGGTCGGCCCTCGAGGGGTGACTCTGTGTCGGTCGGCGTATCACCGGCGTCCACTTCCGCCGCGGATTCGGCTGTGGCGCTCTCGGCATCGTCGCCGGATCGTGCGTCAGTCCCGTCGGCAGCACGGTCGCCGCCGTCGTCCGTCCGGAACGCGAGGGTCGGTTCGTCGTCGGCCGACTCGTCGTCGTTCGGCGACCCCCCGTCGCTCATCGGCTGAACGGTCAGCCCGTCGCTGCGCTCCCGATTCGAGTTCGCCGTCGATTTCGAGTTCTGTCCCCCGCAGTCCGCTTCGGACGTGTCATCTCCGTTCATGCTGGGTCCCCCGTTACCGCTCCCCGACGGCGACGAACTTCTCGTCCGGCCGAGCCTCCTGTTCGGGTGTCGAGACGCTCACGAACCGCTCGCGGTGAACGTCGTACGC includes these proteins:
- a CDS encoding ABC transporter ATP-binding protein, which translates into the protein MPAPTAPEVTAVSDVGRVTGETATDVDEGESLLEVDGLKKYFAQESGLLSGVSIDTSQFPPIDVGQERVKAVDDVSFEVRRGETLGLVGESGCGKSTLGRTILRLLEPTDGTIAFKGDDLATLSGEAIREKRSEMQMIFQDPQASLDPRMTVGRIIEEPMRAHGMLDDEGREARAKELLEKVGLDPHHYERHPHAFSGGQRQRVNLARALSVDPDFVVCDEPVSALDVSIQAQVLNTMDQLQDEFGLTYLFIAHDLSVIRHISDRVAVMYLGNIVELADKEELFENPQHPYTEALLESIPVPDPRKRNARGVLEGEVPSPVNPPSGCRFRTRCPKLIAPERYELTEEEWAHTRAFMRAVKRRGFEPTAAADLEREFFDGELPGGEAGEIVAEALELIATDSERSAGGNGASAESSADGEGAAVDWETATERLLEAFAEQSICARERPAYEVDPAYGSGTHYAACHRHR
- a CDS encoding DoxX family protein, which codes for MLPAIESVPLQFDGPFAAELFLVARILFGGTLAFTGLNHFLDLENMAGYAEMKGIPAPKASVALSGLALVFGGLGVVLGVFPGLAAAALGVFLLVATPTMHDFWAVPEEQRQSELTSFLKNVGLLGASIALFAVAALEWPYALGFGLGPF
- a CDS encoding DUF7556 family protein translates to MATNPHAMAENETIVGSIDSTDASDGDAYVIADISADDAWLSMQADDAPTLTAWR
- a CDS encoding CBS domain-containing protein gives rise to the protein MNVADAMTPREDVVTVELPGTRSDVLEYLQEQPFSSVPVVKPTDDGPEYRGLISRNALIEQPDEDQLVMLMDEDVPTTTADTALEDVARTMVEQGARRVPVVDGEFEGIVTVTDVVHAIATGDQPTDDTVEAWASENVNTTYEETPLPVAERELSYANVPYAVALDDDGRMSGILTIVDVLEVARIVEGEEETGDNFGDQDDEWSWEGIKAVGSRYLPTRDIEIPAGPVSEFMSDDVVTVSANTSIQEAAQRMISNDIEQIPMVTGEQLVGIVCDVDILEALYE
- the glyS gene encoding glycine--tRNA ligase, which translates into the protein MSEQQHPEERTATSEKLVELAKRRGYFFQSSGAYGGVGGFYTFGPQGASLKGNVEDAWRDRFAVAEGNMEIDAPTIMPEPVFEASGHLDGFDDMLVECPECGESHRADHVVEDNTEYEDAESLPIPEVEEVIAEYELVCPSCSAGLAGQAVEAFNLMFATNIGPGDSDPGYMRPETAQGIFVEFPRLKEYARNQLPFGVTQIGRAYRNEISPRRSIIRTREFTQAELEYFIDPETDKPDLSTVEDVEVTLYPASEQNKDDGEEIETTIGAAVEEGIIGDEWVAYFLGVAKPWYDAVGVDMDRFRFRQHLSGERAHYAADCWDAESEIDGNWIEMAGFAYRGDYDLSKHGEHADDRFTIFKQYDEPKTVERATVDPDMSYLGPEFGGDAQAVVQKLEDLAARDRSAFEGDTVEITLEGETHEIPTEKTGFSVEEQTEAGEHITPHVVEPSFGVDRLVYTVLHHAYREDEVDGEERTYLELEPEVAPTFVGVFPLQTDDELVEQAQDIVADLREVGLSVTYDDSGNIGRRYRRQDEVGTPFCVTVDFETLEEEETTVTVRERDTTEQKRLPVDELPETLSALRSGDLAFEEL
- a CDS encoding diacylglycerol/polyprenol kinase family protein, with protein sequence MADELKRRLVHASGSGLVALYLLADALELGLTWARFRVLMVVLATGALVLEFVRLRIGLNWRLYDVLTRDYEEDNPAGYALYLLSMTAVVLAFEPAIALPAMLMLALGDPISGAVSDNTLKRVKGPKVLATMFVVSALLAAPFLADSPLAVLAAALGATVADGVTLEIRTYIIDDNLTIPIYAAGLAWLALEFGPM
- a CDS encoding glycosyltransferase family 2 protein, with amino-acid sequence MLEFFFANPLSGALVAVLWVGLGLYGFSAGWWLLETLVFARGWRVADEDRPWGPDDVQVRILTVDAEPVVQATVNAVPDAIADVRVIAESELSIDGATVHVVPDEFDCTAVRKGRAVEWARQNVPCESEYVLYLDEDTIMTGFDGLPDADVVQFTEKPIYTGSRLAYLCELFRVGYQLEQLGFHRLRYPLYAWGGGIAVRASLEDAVTWDARTITEDTNFIWRAADAGDLSYRLLDTRFRNQAPPSVRQLIRQRRRWISGTIADGHILPRRYRPLYYTRVIVWGLSPLVPVVALAAYLAPGQLPTLEWYGSVAAVLAGILFVYMSGGLVAYRKHPLLWLPVLVLTPVAVVTHAIGALWGIFQPATTFDVTEKVVPERIETFHDELEPGELAAHDGTDRLLRESDEAFESSVFGD
- a CDS encoding acetylglutamate kinase, translating into MKRTLAIVLTIAVVGGLLFMGTAAAQDNQTDQDADLDQAAANVADLTQEQNQANTNSLSGETGDAPLIQVQQSDQTNFGEQSADVDQDIEQDTSLEQEIQRIVEEALNGNTG
- the ppk1 gene encoding polyphosphate kinase 1, whose amino-acid sequence is MNGDDTSEADCGGQNSKSTANSNRERSDGLTVQPMSDGGSPNDDESADDEPTLAFRTDDGGDRAADGTDARSGDDAESATAESAAEVDAGDTPTDTESPLEGRPPSASPDVDLSAPKYYLNRELSELAFQRRVLHEAIDEKNPLLERVKFLAIFTTNVDEFIRKRVGGLKQQIAAGITEETPDGRTPGEQWREVLDESHELLERQAACYRDEIKPALAEEGIDIVDYEELSAAERREVRDYFESSVLPTLTPLTFDPAHPFPFISNQSLSLAVLTREHPEDDLTFSRVKIPRNQVRFIQLGDDEGNGDDRYVLLETVVRENLDLLFPDVEIVDTALFRVTRNAEVRRDEEVAEDLIEMVEEVLEERRFATVVRLEIEREPPAQILEILTRELDLDDREVFELDGPLDYRDFFELADLDRPELRLPDWTPQPHPRLGSREDGRSIFDVVRDRDVLVHHPYHAFEDTVQRFLEEAANDPDVLAIKAAIYRTASDSQIIETLIEAARNGKQVAVMVELKARFDEENNLEWAKRLEEEGIHVAYGTIGYKTHTKTSLVVREEDDGVRLYSHIGTGNYHSETAKQYEDLGLLTADRDIGQDLVRVFNYFTGHSMHREYRKLLVAPGNMRERFVDLVREEAERARNGEDARIVVKVNRLEDPQLVRELYNASMAGVDIDLIVRDVCRLRPGLEDVSETITVHSIVGRFLEHSRIFYFRAGGEERYFTGSADWMARNLDNRVEAVTPIEEPRLQSRLDEILETLLEDTRNRWVMQPDGSYERRRKRVDEPSTDVHATFMEAAWERTTRH